From Methanocalculus natronophilus, one genomic window encodes:
- a CDS encoding quaternary amine ABC transporter ATP-binding protein has translation MENEYEPEVQIEVRDIYKVFGSKPEKGLELLKKGEKKDKILEKTGQTVGLDNVSFQVHKGEIFVLMGLSGCGKSTLLRCLNRLIEPTAGEIIIKGKDIVAMNEDEIREFRRQQVGMIFQNFALLPHKTVIDNVAFGLEIQGMALEERHKKAQDALQLVGLTGYETSMPDQLSGGMKQRVGLARALASDAEILLMDEAFSALDPLIRRDMQDELIDLQERLSKTVIFVTHDLDEALKLGNRIALMRDGKIIQVGTAEEILTNPSNEYVERFVADVDMTRVLTAQDVMKKADPVISCKSGPRLAARLMKEYGISNLFVVTQHRIIKGIVTIDDVVRAVQEDHKTLEDIVINDIQMIQTDTPLADIIPLIAESRYPIPVVDEDTRLKGIIVRGSVLSALARKESEPIVA, from the coding sequence ATGGAGAATGAATATGAACCAGAGGTTCAGATAGAAGTACGCGATATCTACAAGGTTTTTGGCAGTAAGCCTGAAAAAGGGCTTGAATTGTTGAAAAAAGGAGAGAAAAAAGATAAAATTCTTGAGAAGACCGGGCAGACAGTCGGTCTTGACAATGTCTCTTTCCAGGTGCATAAAGGCGAGATTTTCGTCCTGATGGGCCTCTCGGGATGTGGAAAATCGACACTCTTACGATGCTTAAACAGGCTCATTGAGCCGACTGCAGGAGAGATCATCATCAAGGGAAAGGATATCGTTGCAATGAATGAAGACGAGATCCGCGAGTTCAGGAGGCAACAGGTCGGCATGATCTTCCAGAACTTCGCACTTCTCCCTCACAAAACCGTCATCGACAATGTGGCATTCGGCCTTGAGATCCAGGGAATGGCTCTCGAGGAGCGCCATAAGAAGGCCCAGGATGCGTTGCAGCTTGTTGGCCTGACCGGGTATGAGACCAGTATGCCCGATCAGCTCTCAGGAGGGATGAAGCAGCGTGTCGGACTTGCCCGGGCGCTTGCAAGTGATGCTGAGATCCTGCTGATGGATGAAGCATTCAGCGCACTTGACCCCCTGATCAGGCGGGATATGCAGGACGAACTGATTGATCTGCAGGAGAGGCTCTCCAAAACCGTCATCTTTGTGACGCACGATCTCGACGAGGCATTAAAACTTGGAAACCGGATCGCATTGATGAGGGATGGGAAAATCATCCAGGTGGGGACAGCAGAAGAGATCCTGACAAATCCAAGCAACGAGTACGTTGAGCGGTTTGTTGCCGATGTCGATATGACGCGGGTACTGACTGCACAGGATGTCATGAAGAAAGCCGACCCCGTCATCTCATGCAAGAGCGGGCCACGGCTTGCTGCCCGGCTGATGAAAGAGTATGGCATATCAAACCTCTTTGTCGTGACCCAGCACCGCATTATCAAGGGAATCGTCACAATTGACGATGTTGTCAGGGCGGTACAGGAAGACCACAAGACGCTTGAGGATATCGTTATCAACGACATTCAGATGATCCAGACAGATACCCCGCTTGCTGATATTATTCCGCTTATTGCAGAGAGCAGGTATCCGATCCCGGTTGTTGATGAAGACACCAGGTTAAAAGGAATCATCGTGAGAGGATCGGTCCTCTCAGCACTTGCACGCAAGGAGAGTGAACCAATTGTTGCCTAA
- a CDS encoding ABC transporter permease, producing the protein MPKIPIGQVVSDVVDWIDANLGWLLDAITTVLRFLLNGFQDLLMVLPPLAMILVLGVIIFFITRKDLRLSLLSIAGLLLIWNLQLWSHAMLTLALVLSSTIIALIIGIPLGILAANSDTFNAGIRVLLDFMQTMPAFVYLVPAVIFFSLGNVPGMIATVVFAMPPAIRLTNLGIRQIPVELIEVSDAFGATPRQKLIKVQLPVALPTIMAGVNQCIMLALSMVVIASMIGAGGLGYQVLVGIQRVNIAMGFEAGLAIVIIAIILDRITQNLIKTEKGREE; encoded by the coding sequence TTGCCTAAAATTCCAATCGGCCAGGTTGTGTCCGATGTTGTGGACTGGATAGACGCAAACCTCGGGTGGCTTCTTGATGCCATCACGACAGTGCTCAGGTTCCTGCTCAACGGCTTCCAGGATCTCCTGATGGTCCTGCCGCCGCTTGCCATGATCCTGGTGCTCGGCGTGATCATCTTCTTTATCACAAGAAAGGATCTCCGCCTTTCTCTCCTGAGTATTGCCGGGCTTCTCTTAATCTGGAATCTCCAGCTCTGGAGCCATGCCATGCTGACGCTGGCACTTGTGCTGTCATCAACAATTATAGCACTCATCATCGGCATACCCCTTGGTATCCTGGCAGCAAACAGTGATACATTCAATGCCGGAATCCGGGTGCTTCTTGACTTTATGCAGACGATGCCTGCTTTTGTCTACCTTGTTCCGGCTGTCATCTTCTTCAGTCTCGGGAATGTACCGGGCATGATCGCAACAGTCGTCTTTGCAATGCCCCCGGCAATCCGGCTGACCAACCTGGGTATCAGGCAGATACCGGTTGAGCTGATCGAGGTTTCAGATGCGTTCGGTGCTACACCACGGCAGAAACTGATAAAGGTTCAGCTCCCGGTTGCCCTTCCAACCATTATGGCAGGAGTCAACCAGTGTATCATGCTCGCCCTCTCAATGGTTGTTATTGCATCCATGATCGGCGCAGGAGGGCTTGGCTACCAGGTGCTTGTCGGCATCCAGCGGGTCAATATCGCGATGGGCTTTGAGGCAGGCCTTGCCATTGTGATCATTGCAATCATTCTTGACCGTATCACCCAGAACCTGATAAAGACAGAGAAGGGACGGGAGGAGTGA
- a CDS encoding glycine betaine ABC transporter substrate-binding protein produces MMIMAGLLLASALLVAGCVDEPTEPAKEISIGYVTWDCAIASTHVMKEVFEEAGYRVTLVAVDAGPLYAGLARGDIDFTTTAWLPHTHSMYWEEYGDRLDYVQDNIPGDARIGLVVPQYVTIDSIEEMNEAADNFEGNIIGIEPGAGIMSATEDAIVEYDLDYELVASSSAGMAAELRSAYGREEWIVVTGWAPHWKFGRFDLKFLDDPKGVYGEAEDVVTIARQNLATDDPEAYAILERFEWTAVDIAEVMTSIEDGVPDDEAARAWISANPDTVAYWISG; encoded by the coding sequence ATGATGATTATGGCCGGGCTTCTGCTCGCCTCCGCACTTCTGGTTGCCGGATGTGTGGATGAGCCGACAGAGCCTGCAAAAGAGATATCTATTGGCTATGTCACCTGGGACTGTGCAATTGCAAGTACCCACGTGATGAAAGAGGTCTTTGAAGAGGCAGGGTACCGGGTAACCCTGGTCGCAGTCGATGCAGGACCGCTGTATGCAGGCCTTGCCCGCGGTGATATCGACTTCACAACAACCGCATGGCTCCCCCACACCCACAGCATGTACTGGGAGGAGTATGGAGACCGGCTTGACTACGTGCAGGACAACATTCCAGGAGATGCACGGATCGGCCTTGTTGTGCCGCAGTACGTCACCATCGACTCAATTGAGGAGATGAACGAGGCTGCAGACAACTTTGAGGGCAATATCATCGGTATCGAGCCTGGAGCAGGCATCATGTCGGCAACCGAGGATGCAATTGTTGAGTATGACCTTGACTATGAGCTGGTTGCAAGCAGCAGTGCAGGCATGGCAGCAGAACTCAGGTCTGCATATGGACGGGAAGAATGGATTGTCGTCACCGGCTGGGCTCCGCACTGGAAGTTCGGCAGGTTCGACCTGAAGTTCCTTGATGACCCAAAGGGCGTCTATGGTGAGGCAGAGGATGTTGTCACGATTGCACGCCAGAACCTTGCAACAGATGACCCCGAGGCATATGCGATCCTTGAGCGCTTCGAGTGGACAGCTGTTGATATTGCAGAAGTGATGACCAGTATCGAGGATGGCGTACCTGATGATGAGGCAGCACGCGCCTGGATCTCAGCCAACCCCGACACGGTCGCATACTGGATCTCAGGGTAG